In Thermodesulfobacteriota bacterium, the genomic stretch AGTGCCGCACTTATGAAAGTAAACAAAGGAAAGGTGTACTGGTTTGAAATGGCAACGAACCATCCGGCAATAACAACAATGAGGCCTGAAAATTTCATCATTCCCATGATTCCGGAGTAAAAGGGGAACTGAAGAATGATACCTGAGCAACTCTTCGTTCCTGCTGATATGGCTCGAACATAATTAATGGGTGTTTTATGGAGAACAATTCCAACAAAAAGAAAGGTAAAATTGACTATATTCAGGTTGAGTTTAAAACCTTTTGTATAAAAATACCAAATAATAATTACCAGCCCAATAACACCGATCAGCATGCTGATAATAATGCTATGTTCCAGTTTGCTCGCAAAGGTATCTCGGCGTTTTTTTTCAGATGCATCTTCTTTGTTTTCCTGCAGTAATTCGTCAACATTCGGAATTACCTTATCTATCTGGACCATTTTTTCAGAGTCTGAAGGACTCAGCAGTTTGAACAAAAACGGAAGACCGATAATAAGAAAAACAGCCACAACAATATTTAAGACGCTAAACAGCGTGTCTGACACGGGAATTATACCGATGTCCTTTACCAGAAAATGCCCCTTGGTTGCAACCAGCAGCGGCGCGGAACCTGAAAAACCGCCGTGCCAAACAGCAAGCCCGGCATATCCGGCTGCCCCTAAAAGCGGATAGTGCATAGGAAGCTTTTTTTCATAGCCGCGCAAAGCTACCTGCCTGGCCATTAGTGCGCCCACAATAATTCCAAGCCCCCAATTGATATAAGCGGCGATAATGGCAACAAACGCCACAAGGACTGCTGCACCGGAGCCGGTTTTAGGAATATCGGCGAGCATATCGATAAATTTCCGAATCACTTTTGTTGTAGCAAGGGCATAGCCCGTCACCAGGATCATACACATCTGCATTGAAAATTTAAGCAGCGTCCAGAATCCCTTGTGCCAGTATTTGGCCATGTCAAAGGGCCCATTGTCCGTAAAAATAATTCCCAAAATCAGTGTTAGAAATGTTAACAGAATAGCAAATAAAAACGGATCAGGCATGTACTTCTCGGCCCAGCGGGAAAAATAATCCCCCATTTTTCGAATCATAATAACCTCCTTTTTTTTGAAATTTTGGCCTGTCTTCGCATTCATTCATCCACTTGCTACTGATTGGAGCAAAAATCGGGCCAAAATTCTTTAAAAATAAACCGAGTAATTCAAGCGGTTTATAAAAATGACTGATGGAGGAAAACAGTCGGTCTGTATAAAAGATATACATACCGTTTAAAGTTTATACATTGGATTCAGGAATTCAAAGGTTTGCTTTTCTATACTGTTTCTTATAAATATATTTTTTTTTAAACGATGAAAAACTCGTATATAAGCTTCATCAACACTTTAACATCGAAAACCGCCACTTATCGCTTTCAAATGCAAACTTTGAATCTGCAAACAGATACGGCTTATCGGTTTTTTTCTATGTTGTATTTTTCAATTTTATACAGGAGCGCCTGACGGCTCATCTTCATTTTTCTCGCGGTTCGGGCCTTGTTCCATCCATTTCTTTTCAAAACTTTATTCAACACTTTTTTTTCGACTTCTTGAAGAATTTGTCGAAGCGATTTATCTTCAAAATAGAGAATCTCCACCTCTTGCCCGGAAAAAGATGTTGAATCAAGAAGAAGGTTTTCAGGCAGCAGGATTGCACCGCTGCCCAGCACCATGGCGCGTTCAATTGCATTTTCCAGTTCCCGAACATTGCCCGGCCAATCATATGCCATGAGAAGGCGCATGGCTTTCTGAGATATATGATTAAACCTTTTGTTCATTTCTTTATTATATTTATTAAGAAAATATTCTGTCAATAGGGGGATATCTTCCTTTCGTTCCCGAAGAGGAGGCAAATAAATTGAGACCACACTCAGCCGGTAAAACATGTCTTTTCGAAAATCTCCCAATTTGACAAGCTTCTTTAGATTCCTGTTCGTTGCAGCGATAATTCTCACATCAGATTTTATAGGATCAAGTCCTCCAAGTCGTTCAAATTCTTTTTCCTGTATTATTCGCAACAGTTTAACCTGAAGATTCGGGCTCATTTCGCTAATTTCATCCAGAAAAACACTCCCCCCGGATGCGTATTCAAATTTCCCCGTTTTCATTTCCCCCGCCCCTGTAAAAGCCCCCTTTTCATATCCAAAAATTTCACTTTCCAGCAGGTTTTCAGGAAGTGCACCACAGTTAACCTTAACGAATTTGTTATTTTTTCGTTGGCTGTTGTAATGAATCGCCCTAGCAATCAGTTCTTTTCCGGTACCGCTTTCTCCATGAATCAGCACATTTGAATAGCTGTCCGCAACTCTACCAATAATCTTGTATACCTCTTTCATTTTATCTGACTTACCGATAATGTTGCTAATGGAAAATTCATTTTGTATTTCATGCCTGAGATCTCTTACTTCTTCGGTTAATTTTTGTATTTCCAGCGCTCTTTTAACGGTCACCTTGATTTCCGAAATATCAAATGGCTTGGAAATATAATTATAAGCCCCCATTTTCATCGCTTCTACCGCCGTGTCTATACTGACAAAAGCAGTCATCATAATCACGGTGACTTTGGGATAATTCTCCCGGATAATATGAAAGGCCTCTATTCCATCCATGCCTGGCATACGGATATCCATCAGTACCAGATCAATGGGGAGCTCTACCAACATATCCAGTGCCTTTTGGGCGCTCTCGGCGACATTCACATTGTACCTTTCTTTTGTTAAAACCTCAAAAAGAAGCTTTCTCACATTCTCTTCATCATCAACAACAAGTATTCGTTTATTATGCATCAGCCCAATCACGTCCTCTTTTTAAAATTAACCTGCCGTTAAATACAATAATACACTGTAAATGTTGTTCCCAGTCCGGGCCGGCTTTCCACCTCAATATGCCCGCCATGCATTTCTACAATTTTTTGGACCACCGCCAGCCCCAGACCGGTTCCTCTTTCTTTTGTTGTAAAAAATGGATCGAAAATCCTTTTGATATTTTTTTCTTCGATTCCCATGCCGGTATCATGGATTATCACTTTTACGAATTTTCCGTTTTTGCTCATGGCCGTCTCAATGGTAATTTCCCCTTCGGCTTCAATCGCCTGTGTGCTGTTTATGACCAAATTTAAAAATACCTGTTTAACCTGTTCTTCATCTATAGGAATAATCGGCAGATCATAATTATACTTTTTCTTAATGTGAATCTTCGGCTTAATCGCCTCGAAGTTCAGGAGCAAAAGAGTATTGTCCATCACCTTATTAATGTCCGTTACCACCCGTTGGAGACTGGAAGATCCTGCATAATCCAAAAGCTCATTAATAATCTTATTTAACCGGTCTACCTCCTTTACCACAATCTGAATATATTCTAATTTTCTGTCATTCTCTTCAAGATCTTCACCAATCAACTGGACAAAGCCCTTAACGGAAGTCAAAGGATTTCGGATTTCATGGGCAACCCCGGCAGCCATTTCTCCAATAGCTGCCAACCTCTGTGCCCTTTGTAGCTGATCCTCCAGCTTCTTCCTTTTGGTCAGAGAAAAAGCCATCTCATTAATCGCAGAAACAATTTCACCTACCTCTCCTTTCATGGGAGAAATGCGGTATTTAAAATCCTTCTGGATTCTATTTAAACCGTTTTTAATGACATTCACTCTGGATGCCAGGTAACTTGAAACAAGTGCTGTACCAGTGGTGGAGACCGTCAATGAGACAGCTAAAACAATCGCCGTTATCAGAAACAAATCGAAAATTTTTGAATCGATCAGTTTTTTTTCAATTCCCAAATGAATGCTTCCCACTATTTCGTCCGTTTTG encodes the following:
- a CDS encoding TIGR00366 family protein yields the protein MIRKMGDYFSRWAEKYMPDPFLFAILLTFLTLILGIIFTDNGPFDMAKYWHKGFWTLLKFSMQMCMILVTGYALATTKVIRKFIDMLADIPKTGSGAAVLVAFVAIIAAYINWGLGIIVGALMARQVALRGYEKKLPMHYPLLGAAGYAGLAVWHGGFSGSAPLLVATKGHFLVKDIGIIPVSDTLFSVLNIVVAVFLIIGLPFLFKLLSPSDSEKMVQIDKVIPNVDELLQENKEDASEKKRRDTFASKLEHSIIISMLIGVIGLVIIIWYFYTKGFKLNLNIVNFTFLFVGIVLHKTPINYVRAISAGTKSCSGIILQFPFYSGIMGMMKFSGLIVVIAGWFVAISNQYTFPLFTFISAALVNIFVPSGGGQWAVQGPVIVEAAKELGVGYPKAIMALAYGDQWTNLFQPFWALALLGLTGLKARQIMGYCMTVMFIGAVFFLLALLFLPA
- a CDS encoding sigma-54 dependent transcriptional regulator, with the translated sequence MHNKRILVVDDEENVRKLLFEVLTKERYNVNVAESAQKALDMLVELPIDLVLMDIRMPGMDGIEAFHIIRENYPKVTVIMMTAFVSIDTAVEAMKMGAYNYISKPFDISEIKVTVKRALEIQKLTEEVRDLRHEIQNEFSISNIIGKSDKMKEVYKIIGRVADSYSNVLIHGESGTGKELIARAIHYNSQRKNNKFVKVNCGALPENLLESEIFGYEKGAFTGAGEMKTGKFEYASGGSVFLDEISEMSPNLQVKLLRIIQEKEFERLGGLDPIKSDVRIIAATNRNLKKLVKLGDFRKDMFYRLSVVSIYLPPLRERKEDIPLLTEYFLNKYNKEMNKRFNHISQKAMRLLMAYDWPGNVRELENAIERAMVLGSGAILLPENLLLDSTSFSGQEVEILYFEDKSLRQILQEVEKKVLNKVLKRNGWNKARTARKMKMSRQALLYKIEKYNIEKNR
- a CDS encoding ATP-binding protein produces the protein MKKTSHLKIKIFAATVPALIFAILTISASNIILLKSVHSSYKELLEEKSFAVVNNVRRVVNKNLQVFPLKCLSWMSTYISGVVESTDGVSYCFIADKENTVLFHSDEKMAGQKLKANIYTDFLSGNAFSKQTVSVAEYYELIVPIIKTDEIVGSIHLGIEKKLIDSKIFDLFLITAIVLAVSLTVSTTGTALVSSYLASRVNVIKNGLNRIQKDFKYRISPMKGEVGEIVSAINEMAFSLTKRKKLEDQLQRAQRLAAIGEMAAGVAHEIRNPLTSVKGFVQLIGEDLEENDRKLEYIQIVVKEVDRLNKIINELLDYAGSSSLQRVVTDINKVMDNTLLLLNFEAIKPKIHIKKKYNYDLPIIPIDEEQVKQVFLNLVINSTQAIEAEGEITIETAMSKNGKFVKVIIHDTGMGIEEKNIKRIFDPFFTTKERGTGLGLAVVQKIVEMHGGHIEVESRPGLGTTFTVYYCI